A part of Streptomyces sp. SLBN-31 genomic DNA contains:
- a CDS encoding amino acid permease: protein MTDDAIASGQSGLSDEERLAQLGYTQVLARRMSAFSNYAVSFTIISVLSGCLTLYAFGMNTGGPAVITWGWVAVGLMTLFVGLSMAEICSAYPTSAGLYFWAHRLAPPRTAAAWAWFTGWFNVLGQVAVTAGIDFGAASFLGAYLNLQFGFEVTKGRTVLLFAAILLLHGLLNTFGVKIVALLNDISVWWHVLGVGVIVGALAFVPDHHQSASFVFGKFVNNTGWGSGVYVVLLGLLMAQYTFTGYDASAHMTEETHDASTAGPKGIVQSIWTSWIAGFVLLLGFTFAIQSYDKELGSATGAPPAQILLDALGATAGKLLLLVVIGAQLFCGMASVTANSRMIYAFSRDGALPFSRVWHTVSPRTRTPVAAVWLAAVGALVLGLPYLINVTAYAAVTSIAVIGLYIAYVIPTLLRVRKGDAFERGPWHLGRWSTLIGWVSVVWVGVITVLFMLPQVSPVTSETFNYAPVAVLVVLGFAAAWWAASARHWFLNPSHARTQAREAARAGSAGGAQKVDP, encoded by the coding sequence ATGACAGATGACGCCATAGCGAGCGGGCAGTCGGGCCTTTCCGACGAAGAGCGGCTTGCCCAGCTCGGCTACACGCAGGTCCTTGCCCGCCGGATGTCGGCGTTCAGCAACTACGCGGTCTCCTTCACGATCATCTCGGTCCTGTCGGGCTGCCTGACCCTCTACGCCTTCGGCATGAACACGGGTGGTCCGGCGGTGATCACCTGGGGTTGGGTGGCCGTGGGCCTGATGACGCTGTTCGTGGGGCTGTCGATGGCCGAGATCTGTTCGGCCTACCCGACCTCGGCCGGCCTGTACTTCTGGGCGCACCGGCTCGCGCCACCGCGCACCGCCGCCGCCTGGGCGTGGTTCACGGGCTGGTTCAACGTGCTGGGCCAGGTGGCGGTGACGGCCGGCATCGACTTCGGTGCCGCCTCCTTCCTCGGCGCGTACCTGAACCTGCAGTTCGGCTTCGAGGTGACGAAGGGGCGGACGGTCCTGCTGTTCGCCGCGATCCTGCTGCTGCACGGCCTGCTGAACACCTTCGGCGTGAAGATCGTCGCCCTGCTCAACGACATCAGCGTGTGGTGGCACGTGCTGGGCGTCGGCGTGATCGTCGGCGCGCTGGCCTTCGTACCCGACCATCACCAGTCGGCTTCCTTCGTGTTCGGGAAGTTCGTCAACAACACGGGCTGGGGCAGCGGGGTGTACGTCGTGTTGCTGGGCCTGCTGATGGCCCAGTACACCTTCACCGGCTACGACGCCTCCGCCCATATGACGGAGGAGACCCACGACGCGTCCACCGCGGGCCCGAAGGGCATCGTGCAGTCGATCTGGACGTCGTGGATCGCGGGCTTCGTCCTGCTCCTCGGCTTCACCTTCGCCATCCAGTCCTACGACAAGGAGCTCGGGTCCGCGACGGGTGCGCCGCCGGCCCAGATCCTGCTGGACGCGCTGGGGGCGACGGCCGGGAAGCTGCTGCTCCTGGTCGTGATCGGGGCGCAGCTGTTCTGCGGGATGGCGTCCGTGACCGCCAACAGCCGTATGATCTACGCCTTTTCGCGCGACGGCGCGCTTCCCTTCTCCCGTGTCTGGCACACCGTCAGCCCGCGCACCCGGACGCCCGTAGCGGCCGTGTGGCTGGCGGCGGTGGGGGCGCTGGTGCTGGGGCTGCCGTACCTGATCAATGTCACGGCGTACGCGGCGGTGACGTCGATCGCGGTCATCGGCCTCTACATCGCCTACGTCATCCCGACGCTGCTGCGGGTGCGCAAGGGGGACGCCTTCGAGCGGGGACCGTGGCACCTGGGCCGCTGGTCGACGCTGATCGGCTGGGTGTCGGTGGTGTGGGTCGGTGTCATCACGGTCCTGTTCATGCTGCCCCAGGTCTCCCCGGTCACCTCGGAGACCTTCAACTACGCGCCCGTCGCCGTCCTGGTGGTCCTCGGCTTCGCGGCCGCGTGGTGGGCGGCGTCGGCCCGGCACTGGTTCCTCAACCCGTCCCACGCCCGCACACAGGCCCGTGAGGCGGCGCGCGCGGGCAGCGCGGGCGGTGCGCAAAAGGTGGATCCGTAA
- the ribA gene encoding GTP cyclohydrolase II, whose protein sequence is MPDFPAATPRSRVRVPLRFDDGYSVDAELVTFHGLVDGQEHVAVVLGDPVPGTVPLVRLHSECLTGDVFGSARCDCGPQLREAVERIAARGGVLLYLRQEGRGIGLYNKLDAYALQDQGLDTYEANAALGLPEDARDYTAAAQMLRSLGVTELDLLSNNPDKAGQLRDLGITVHDRVPTGVFTTAHNVRYLRAKVLQTQHTLPLGELTELSAG, encoded by the coding sequence ATGCCCGACTTCCCCGCCGCCACGCCGCGCTCCCGCGTCCGGGTACCGCTGCGCTTCGACGACGGCTACAGCGTCGACGCCGAACTCGTCACCTTCCACGGCCTGGTCGACGGCCAGGAACACGTCGCCGTCGTCCTCGGCGACCCCGTCCCCGGCACCGTCCCGCTGGTCCGCCTGCACTCCGAGTGCCTGACCGGCGACGTCTTCGGCTCCGCCCGCTGCGACTGCGGTCCGCAGCTGCGGGAGGCGGTGGAGCGCATCGCGGCCCGTGGCGGCGTCCTGCTCTACCTCCGCCAGGAGGGCCGTGGCATCGGCCTCTACAACAAGCTCGACGCGTACGCCCTGCAGGACCAGGGCCTCGACACCTACGAGGCGAACGCCGCCCTGGGCCTGCCCGAGGACGCCCGCGACTACACGGCCGCCGCCCAGATGCTGCGCTCGCTCGGCGTCACCGAACTGGACCTGCTGTCCAACAACCCCGACAAGGCAGGGCAGTTGCGCGACCTGGGCATCACGGTCCACGACCGGGTCCCGACCGGCGTCTTCACCACCGCCCACAACGTCCGCTACCTGCGCGCGAAGGTCCTCCAGACCCAGCACACGCTCCCCCTGGGCGAACTGACGGAACTCAGCGCGGGCTGA
- a CDS encoding N-acetylmuramoyl-L-alanine amidase: protein MTTHSDRRGHASRLHRPALLAAVAALAAAGATTVPVTAAAADASGRPAPSLERAFTAAADAYHVPRQVLLAVSYQESAWDTRPGQHSTDGGYGPMHLTDVTPAMLAAGPAGAAGRGDLAYMAADPALHTLRAAAKLTGLSAESLRTDPAANIRGGAALLADYQRKTTGSASTDPGNWYGAVARYSQSSQRQGAAAFADRVFASIRKGAARTTSDGRRMSLAADSGVRPATGQLAALHLKSAAVTDVECPPTLDCAFVPAAASNGQVSNRPANGIRIDTIVIHDTESSYDAAIRTAQAAGGAAAHYVMRSADGAVTQMVPTKDLAFHAGNYTTNMHSIGIEHEGYAAHGATWYTEAQYEATAELVEYLAARYDIPLDREHVIGHDNVAGPKSSLVSGMHWDPGPSWDWNHFMNLLGVHTRAHGVGPVGSVVTIAPRFEDNLQTVQICPADDPTGATTACTETPQPSNFVYLRTAPDDSAPLFGDQAVHPGTAGTDRINDWGSTAAAGQQFVVAGQDGDWTAIWYSGAKVWFYNPHGCNTAPAHGVQVIGAAGTSPVAVYGSGYPDAAEYPSGLSPSTQAPLSMYTIPAGQAYVATEPPSATQDFFPSSGTVVTGAKSMYTIQYNHRVALVYAGDVTAAAG from the coding sequence ATGACCACACACAGTGACAGACGCGGGCACGCGTCCCGCCTCCACCGTCCGGCCCTGCTCGCCGCTGTCGCCGCACTGGCCGCCGCGGGCGCGACGACCGTGCCGGTGACGGCGGCGGCAGCCGACGCCTCCGGCCGCCCGGCACCCTCGCTGGAGCGGGCCTTCACCGCCGCCGCCGACGCGTACCACGTGCCGCGCCAGGTGCTGCTGGCCGTGTCGTACCAGGAGTCCGCCTGGGACACCCGCCCCGGGCAGCACAGCACGGACGGCGGCTACGGCCCGATGCACCTGACGGACGTCACCCCCGCCATGCTGGCCGCGGGCCCCGCGGGAGCCGCCGGACGCGGCGATCTGGCGTACATGGCCGCCGACCCCGCACTGCACACGCTTCGGGCCGCCGCGAAACTGACGGGCCTGTCCGCCGAGAGCCTGCGCACCGACCCGGCCGCCAACATCCGCGGCGGCGCGGCCCTGCTCGCCGACTACCAGAGGAAGACGACCGGCAGCGCGTCCACCGACCCCGGCAACTGGTACGGGGCCGTGGCCCGTTACAGCCAGTCCTCGCAGCGCCAGGGCGCCGCGGCCTTCGCCGACCGCGTCTTCGCCTCCATACGAAAGGGCGCCGCCCGCACCACCTCCGACGGCCGGCGCATGAGCCTGGCGGCCGACAGCGGTGTCCGCCCCGCGACCGGCCAACTGGCCGCCCTGCACCTGAAGTCGGCGGCCGTCACGGACGTCGAGTGCCCGCCCACCCTGGACTGCGCCTTCGTCCCGGCGGCGGCCTCCAACGGCCAGGTCTCGAACCGCCCCGCGAACGGCATCAGGATCGACACCATCGTCATCCACGACACCGAGAGCTCCTACGACGCCGCCATCAGGACCGCCCAGGCGGCGGGCGGCGCCGCCGCGCACTACGTGATGCGCTCCGCCGACGGCGCGGTGACGCAGATGGTGCCCACGAAGGACCTCGCCTTCCACGCGGGCAACTACACGACCAACATGCACTCGATCGGCATCGAGCACGAGGGCTACGCCGCGCACGGCGCGACCTGGTACACCGAGGCCCAGTACGAGGCCACGGCCGAACTGGTCGAGTACCTCGCCGCCCGGTACGACATCCCGCTGGACCGCGAGCACGTCATCGGCCACGACAACGTCGCCGGGCCGAAGTCGTCCCTCGTCTCCGGCATGCACTGGGACCCGGGCCCGTCCTGGGACTGGAACCACTTCATGAACCTGCTCGGCGTCCACACCCGCGCGCACGGCGTCGGCCCGGTCGGCTCGGTGGTCACCATCGCGCCCCGGTTCGAGGACAACCTGCAGACCGTCCAGATCTGCCCCGCCGACGACCCGACCGGCGCCACCACCGCCTGCACGGAGACCCCGCAGCCGTCGAACTTCGTCTACCTGCGCACCGCGCCCGACGACTCGGCGCCCCTCTTCGGCGACCAGGCCGTCCACCCGGGCACGGCCGGCACCGACCGGATCAACGACTGGGGCAGCACCGCGGCGGCCGGCCAGCAGTTCGTGGTCGCGGGCCAGGACGGCGACTGGACCGCGATCTGGTACAGCGGCGCGAAGGTGTGGTTCTACAACCCGCACGGCTGCAACACCGCGCCCGCCCACGGCGTTCAGGTGATCGGCGCGGCCGGCACCTCACCGGTCGCGGTGTACGGCTCCGGCTACCCGGACGCCGCCGAGTACCCCTCGGGCCTGTCCCCCTCGACGCAGGCCCCGCTGAGCATGTACACGATCCCCGCAGGCCAGGCCTACGTGGCGACCGAGCCGCCGTCCGCCACGCAGGACTTCTTCCCGTCCAGCGGCACGGTCGTCACCGGCGCCAAGTCGATGTACACCATCCAGTACAACCACCGGGTCGCCCTGGTCTACGCCGGGGACGTCACGGCGGCCGCGGGATGA
- a CDS encoding M23 family metallopeptidase — MASNPPAPAAPFVPSTEPFGFAPRTDEGQWEEWNPTAESVRPVRGKHRVAKQRGGGLARSSTVLGVGVIAAVGAGGMASANTGKPPVSISMPDLASVSHVFGDDEAPKGSATALSSVGVTTEDTAQGARDAGEALRDRIMAQAEAQQVQVDSKAQAVTEASFAKQVDAAAAKAEQDAAAKAADAKQKAEAEAKKKEEQARLAELAKQFKLPVGSYTITGTFGQAGSMWSSGYHTGLDFAAPTGTLIKAIHSGTITEAGWAGSYGYRTILTLDDGTELWFCHQSSISVKVGQKVATGDVIGRVGATGNVTGPHLHLEVHPDGQATGIDPMTWLRGKGLNP; from the coding sequence GTGGCGTCCAACCCGCCTGCCCCGGCAGCGCCGTTCGTGCCGAGCACCGAGCCCTTCGGCTTCGCCCCCCGCACCGACGAGGGCCAGTGGGAGGAGTGGAATCCCACCGCGGAGTCCGTACGCCCGGTACGGGGCAAGCACCGCGTGGCCAAGCAGCGCGGCGGCGGGCTGGCCCGCAGCTCCACGGTTCTCGGCGTCGGCGTCATAGCCGCCGTCGGTGCGGGCGGCATGGCCAGCGCCAACACCGGCAAGCCCCCGGTCTCCATCTCGATGCCCGACCTGGCCTCCGTGAGCCATGTGTTCGGCGATGACGAGGCCCCGAAGGGTTCCGCCACGGCGCTCAGCAGCGTCGGCGTGACCACCGAGGACACCGCGCAGGGCGCCAGGGACGCGGGCGAGGCGCTGCGCGACCGGATCATGGCCCAGGCCGAGGCACAGCAGGTCCAGGTCGACAGCAAGGCCCAGGCGGTCACCGAGGCGTCCTTCGCCAAGCAGGTCGACGCCGCCGCGGCCAAGGCGGAGCAGGACGCCGCCGCCAAGGCCGCCGACGCCAAGCAGAAGGCCGAGGCCGAGGCCAAGAAGAAGGAAGAGCAGGCGCGGCTGGCCGAGCTGGCCAAGCAGTTCAAACTGCCGGTCGGGTCGTACACGATCACCGGCACCTTCGGCCAGGCCGGCTCCATGTGGTCCTCCGGCTACCACACGGGTCTCGACTTCGCCGCCCCCACGGGCACGCTCATCAAGGCCATCCACAGCGGCACCATCACCGAGGCCGGCTGGGCCGGATCGTACGGCTACCGCACGATCCTCACCCTCGACGACGGCACCGAGCTGTGGTTCTGCCACCAGTCGTCGATCAGCGTCAAGGTCGGCCAGAAGGTCGCCACCGGTGACGTCATCGGCCGCGTCGGCGCCACCGGCAACGTGACCGGCCCGCACCTGCACCTCGAGGTCCACCCGGACGGCCAGGCCACCGGGATCGACCCGATGACGTGGCTGCGCGGCAAGGGCCTCAACCCCTGA
- a CDS encoding aldo/keto reductase, producing MTSLRKLGNSGLEVFPLSLGGNVFGWTADEATSFAVLDAYTAVGGNFVDTADSYSAWVEGNSGGESETIIGRWMAARGNRDDVVVATKVSQHPEFPGLSAANIKAAAEASLRRLGTDRIDLYYTHFDKTETPVEEIIGALDELVRAGKVRAIAASNISAERLAESLEFSDREGLAKYVALQPHYNLVSRDTYEGPLRDLASRQGLATVPYYALASGFLTGKYRPGTTVEGARAAGAGKHLRTERGRKVLAALDEVAEAHGAPVATVALAWLAAQPTVAAPIASARTPEQLPALLDVANLTLTDAEITRLTEASA from the coding sequence ATGACTTCTCTTCGCAAGCTCGGCAACTCCGGCCTCGAGGTCTTCCCGCTCTCCCTCGGCGGCAACGTCTTCGGCTGGACGGCCGACGAGGCCACCTCCTTCGCCGTCCTGGACGCCTACACGGCGGTGGGCGGCAACTTCGTCGACACCGCCGACTCCTACTCCGCCTGGGTCGAGGGCAACAGCGGCGGCGAGTCCGAGACGATCATCGGCAGGTGGATGGCGGCGCGCGGCAACCGCGACGACGTCGTGGTCGCGACGAAGGTCAGCCAGCACCCCGAGTTCCCGGGCCTGTCGGCCGCCAACATCAAGGCCGCCGCGGAGGCCTCGCTGCGCCGCCTCGGCACCGACCGCATCGACCTCTACTACACCCACTTCGACAAGACGGAGACGCCCGTCGAGGAGATCATCGGCGCGCTGGACGAGCTGGTGCGGGCGGGCAAGGTGCGGGCGATCGCCGCGTCCAACATCTCCGCCGAGCGCCTCGCCGAGTCCCTGGAGTTCTCCGACCGAGAGGGCCTGGCCAAGTACGTCGCCCTCCAGCCGCACTACAACCTGGTCTCCCGCGACACCTACGAGGGTCCCCTGCGGGACCTCGCCTCCCGCCAGGGCCTGGCCACCGTCCCGTACTACGCCCTGGCCTCCGGCTTCCTCACCGGCAAGTACCGGCCCGGTACGACGGTCGAGGGCGCGCGGGCCGCGGGCGCCGGAAAGCACCTGCGGACCGAGCGCGGCCGGAAGGTGCTGGCGGCCCTGGACGAGGTCGCCGAGGCGCACGGCGCACCCGTCGCCACGGTCGCCCTGGCCTGGCTCGCGGCCCAACCGACGGTGGCCGCCCCGATCGCCTCGGCCCGCACCCCGGAACAGCTCCCGGCCCTGCTGGACGTGGCGAACCTGACCCTGACGGACGCGGAGATCACCCGCCTGACGGAGGCATCGGCCTGA
- a CDS encoding MarR family winged helix-turn-helix transcriptional regulator has product MTTRWLTGKEQRAWRAYIAATHLLEDAIDRQLQQDAGMPHLYYSILANLSEAPERKLRMTDLAEKSKITRSRLTYAVTRLEKDGLIRREDCQWDKRSSFAALTDEGMAVLERTAPGHVETVRAAVFDHLSEEQVERLEEISSAIVRALEGAETPRPTSDEVPWRRRSSPCSGSGSS; this is encoded by the coding sequence ATGACGACTCGCTGGCTCACCGGCAAGGAGCAGCGCGCCTGGCGCGCGTACATCGCGGCGACGCACCTCCTGGAGGACGCGATCGACCGCCAGCTCCAGCAGGACGCCGGCATGCCCCATCTCTACTACTCCATCCTGGCCAACCTCTCCGAGGCGCCGGAACGCAAGCTGCGGATGACCGATCTCGCCGAGAAGTCGAAGATCACGCGCAGCAGGCTGACATACGCCGTGACGCGACTGGAGAAGGACGGGCTGATCCGGCGCGAGGACTGCCAGTGGGACAAGCGGAGCAGCTTCGCGGCCCTCACCGACGAGGGGATGGCGGTTCTGGAGCGCACGGCGCCGGGGCATGTGGAGACCGTACGGGCGGCGGTGTTCGACCATCTCTCCGAGGAGCAGGTGGAGCGGCTGGAGGAGATCAGCTCCGCGATCGTGCGCGCGCTGGAGGGCGCGGAGACGCCGCGGCCGACCTCCGACGAGGTGCCGTGGCGGCGGCGGTCGTCGCCGTGCTCGGGCTCGGGCTCGTCGTGA
- a CDS encoding dihydrofolate reductase family protein produces MPYPHVLLSAAVSLDGYLDDTGPERLLLSSPADFDRVDEVRASVDAILVGAGTIRADNPRLLVNSPERRAARTAEGKPEYPLKVTVSGSGDLDPTAKFWHTGGEKVLYTTDEGAHRAVALGLADVVVPLGPGLDWRRLLEHLHDVRGVERLMVEGGGTIHTQLLLQGLADELQLVLAPVFVGDEKAPRLFGPGGYQGGRLRLVESRRIEDVVLMRYEPTAPGTGPVPSAADHHWLRLACALAAQCPPSRTAFSVGALVVSADGTELARGHSREAGDPTVHAEEAALAKIDPADPRLADATVYSSLEPCARRASRPKPCSRLILEAGVRRVVTAWREPDTFVEEADGNGLLAAAGVDVVLLEEHEAAAKAPNTHLLGG; encoded by the coding sequence ATGCCGTACCCCCACGTCCTGCTGTCCGCCGCCGTCTCCCTCGACGGCTACCTCGACGACACCGGCCCCGAGCGGCTGCTGCTCTCGTCCCCGGCAGACTTCGACCGGGTGGACGAGGTACGGGCGTCCGTGGACGCCATCCTGGTCGGCGCCGGCACGATCCGCGCCGACAACCCGCGCCTGCTGGTCAACTCACCCGAGCGGCGCGCCGCCCGCACGGCCGAGGGGAAGCCGGAGTACCCCCTCAAGGTCACCGTCAGCGGCTCCGGTGACCTCGACCCGACGGCGAAGTTCTGGCACACCGGCGGCGAGAAGGTGCTCTACACGACCGACGAGGGCGCACACCGGGCCGTCGCCCTCGGCCTCGCCGACGTCGTCGTCCCCCTGGGCCCCGGCCTCGACTGGCGCCGCCTCCTGGAGCACCTGCACGACGTACGAGGCGTCGAGCGCCTGATGGTCGAGGGCGGCGGCACCATCCACACGCAGCTGCTGCTCCAGGGGCTCGCGGACGAGCTGCAGCTGGTGCTGGCCCCGGTGTTCGTCGGCGACGAGAAGGCGCCCCGGCTCTTCGGGCCGGGCGGCTACCAGGGCGGCCGGCTCAGACTGGTGGAGAGCCGCCGTATCGAGGACGTGGTGCTGATGCGCTACGAGCCCACCGCACCCGGCACGGGCCCGGTCCCGTCCGCCGCCGACCACCACTGGCTGCGGCTGGCCTGCGCGCTGGCGGCCCAGTGCCCGCCCTCACGGACGGCCTTCAGCGTCGGGGCGCTCGTCGTCTCCGCCGACGGCACGGAACTCGCCCGCGGCCATTCGCGCGAGGCCGGCGACCCCACGGTGCACGCCGAGGAGGCGGCGCTCGCGAAGATCGATCCGGCCGATCCGCGGCTGGCGGACGCGACCGTCTACAGCAGCCTGGAGCCCTGCGCGCGGCGCGCGTCCCGGCCGAAGCCGTGTTCCCGGCTGATCCTGGAGGCCGGGGTACGGCGGGTGGTGACCGCCTGGCGCGAGCCGGACACCTTCGTCGAGGAGGCCGACGGGAACGGACTGCTGGCGGCGGCCGGGGTGGACGTCGTCCTGCTGGAGGAGCACGAGGCAGCGGCCAAGGCGCCGAACACCCATCTGCTGGGCGGCTGA
- a CDS encoding sensor domain-containing protein gives MAGGGAWLLPGTVLLRRRIADAKRAMTAGWTGQRSPTAYRPLTGKLRERIRTALREPGTSTDLRWTVADCFYGALAGRWRWRGGRRTGRGPRPPSGYRLLRGRRGPHQHGEARRLGPRHGPARPAEAGLRARVADEGRGGAGETRGSGLLGIRRPVTALDGRRVLSPR, from the coding sequence ATCGCCGGGGGCGGCGCCTGGCTGCTGCCCGGGACCGTGCTGCTCCGGCGGCGGATCGCCGACGCCAAGCGGGCCATGACGGCCGGCTGGACCGGGCAGAGGAGCCCGACGGCGTACCGGCCGCTCACCGGGAAGCTGCGCGAGCGCATCCGCACGGCACTCCGCGAACCCGGCACCTCCACCGACCTGCGCTGGACGGTCGCCGACTGCTTCTACGGCGCCCTGGCCGGTAGGTGGAGGTGGAGGGGCGGGCGCAGGACGGGCCGCGGGCCCCGGCCGCCGTCGGGGTACCGCCTACTTCGTGGTCGCCGGGGCCCCCACCAACACGGCGAAGCGCGGCGGCTCGGCCCGCGTCACGGTCCGGCTCGTCCGGCTGAAGCGGGGCTGCGGGCGCGGGTCGCCGACGAGGGCCGGGGCGGCGCCGGCGAAACCCGCGGCTCGGGCCTGCTGGGCATACGACGCCCGGTTACGGCCCTGGACGGCCGGCGCGTCCTCAGCCCGCGCTGA